From a region of the Salvelinus alpinus chromosome 2, SLU_Salpinus.1, whole genome shotgun sequence genome:
- the LOC139552573 gene encoding dual specificity protein phosphatase 7-like codes for MCSSLVVNPSTSPGELLLYRGTTVIRADGRGSVHIHTSRSLAPCVNAKSRIYISLMKITLWNGSRVVTEIMSSKSVEWLQQELESGLGVSSLLLLDCRSHELYESSHIESAINLAIPGLMLRRLKKGNLPIRSIIPNNEDKEKFVKRCKTDMILLYDEATTDWQETGLVSSVLGLLLQKLRDDGCKAFYLEGGFNKFQTDYPEHCEINLDCSCPSSSPPASVLGLGGLRISSDCSDGESSDREPGSATESEGSPLPNNQPAFPVQILPYLYLGCAKDSTNLDILGKYNIKYILNVTPNLPNMFEHHGDFKYKQIPISDHWSQNLSQFFPEAISFIDEARSKKCGVLVHCLAGISRSVTVTVAYLMQKLNLSLNDAYDFVKRKKSNISPNFNFMGQLLDFERTLGLSSPCDNHTSTNDQLFFTTPTNHNVFQLDTLEST; via the exons ATGTGTTCAAGCCTGGTGGTGAATCCGTCTACCAGCCCTGGTGAGTTGCTGCTGTATCGTGGGACGACAGTGATTAGAGCGGACGGACGTGGTTCTGTCCATATCCACACGAGTAGAAGTTTAGCGCCGTGTGTTAATGCAAAGAGCCGCATCTATATTTCCCTAATGAAAATTACTCTTTGGAACGGTTCCCGGGTCGTGACAGAGATTATGTCGAGTAAAAGTGTGGAATGGCTTCAACAGGAACTTGAGTCCGGGCTCGGGGTTAGCTCGCTACTGCTGCTGGACTGCCGATCGCACGAGCTCTACGAATCATCACACATAGAGTCGGCCATCAATCTGGCGATTCCCGGTTTGATGCTGCGGAGACTAAAGAAGGGGAATCTACCGATCCGGTCCATCATCCCCAACAACGAGGATAAGGAGAAATTCGTGAAGCGGTGCAAGACGGACATGATTCTTCTCTACGACGAGGCCACTACGGACTGGCAGGAGACCGGGCTGGTGAGCTCTGTCCTCGGCTTGCTGCTGCAGAAGCTCCGGGATGACGGTTGTAAGGCTTTTTACCTGGAAG GTGGTTTCAACAAGTTCCAGACAGACTACCCAGAACACTGTGAGATCAACCTTGACTGTTCCTGCCCCAGTAGCTCCCCGCCTGCGTCTGTCCTGGGGCTGGGTGGGCTGAGGATCAGCTCGGACTGTTCTGATGGGGAGTCATCGGACAGGGAGCCGGGCAGCGCTACCGAGTCCGAGGGCAGCCCTCTCCCCAACAACCAGCCTGCCTTCCCGGTCCAGATCTTACCGTACCTCTACCTGGGCTGTGCCAAAGACTCCACCAACCTGGACATCCTGGGGAAGTATAATATTAAGTACATCCTGAACGTCACGCCCAACCTGCCCAACATGTTTGAACATCACGGAGACTTCAAGTACAAACAGATCCCCATCTCCGATCACTGGAGCCAAAACCTCTCGCAGTTTTTCCCAGAGGCCATTTCTTTCATTG ATGAAGCTCGTTCCAAAAAGTGTGGTGTCCTGGTGCACTGCCTGGCAGGGATCAGTCGCTCGGTAACGGTAACCGTGGCCTACCTGATGCAGAAGCTCAACCTGTCGCTCAACGACGCCTACGACTTCGTCAAACGCAAGAAGTCCAACATCTCGCCCAACTTCAACTTCATGGGTCAGCTTCTGGACTTTGAGAGAACGTTGGGGCTCAGTAGCCCATGTGACAACCACACCTCCACCAATGACCAGCTGTTCTTCACCACGCCAACCAATCATAACGTGTTCCAGCTCGACACGCTGGAATCTACATGA